A window from Photobacterium atrarenae encodes these proteins:
- a CDS encoding PAS domain-containing sensor histidine kinase has product MAGEQGRLYLDLWLRLLQQGAAAEQAAALCRYAESWPGVSQAYWLSWQPQEQIYAHDGGGPALPPGQGDPLKASDAALFEQLNRDTCLSLAEVRQEQMWLSGRLRRAGLAQGTLIALTPVTPGVLVVATSTEQQADALPAMATLLQTLLINRPKQAPEVVLLQRDPLPGLRFNHFGVPLAMNAAMQQLLAHQPESGLSEMLPVNYAQLITACLEQGRAIGEVESAWAEKFLLWQFIPEPSLDTVMVRCRDATAEIRRKREAAVASRLYRLITENTTDLISRHTPDGRFLDASPASWILLGYWPEALRGRPAHSLLHPRDRGRSLFQAAEALARDGYLTLTYRIRHCDGHYLWFETACRGIRETYTGDVVEIVCISRDITARVRAEEENRRLAEVVRANTDLVLFIDSQWQLSMVNPAARRALGIRGDKDLPSLVDLLTPEDFQRLRQQGWSGAIQRGAWATEVRLLPLGSDNGFVVSLVLLAHKGAGGQYYFSLVARDMTERELREAEQRRHQDELAHTARLITMGELASGIAHEINQPLAAVMNYASASQRYLKALEERPENVARVAEGLRLIADQARHAAAVISRLRGFLRKGSRNIQPLAIDTVVREAMDLCAWEASRHQVTLQYVPDQAPRGLQPEGKLCESELPMVYGDAVLMEQVLVNLLRNAIEANWEQAPQQASRVVIRVAVEGDKLCLRVSDQGPGLPDEAREKLFTPFYTSKPDGLGLGLSMSRTIAEGFGGGLDVDASDGVGLTFCCWLPLRLRGENVPSRG; this is encoded by the coding sequence ATGGCAGGCGAACAGGGACGGCTTTATCTCGATTTGTGGTTGCGGTTACTCCAGCAGGGCGCGGCAGCCGAGCAGGCGGCGGCCTTGTGTCGTTATGCCGAGTCCTGGCCCGGGGTCAGCCAGGCATACTGGCTCAGTTGGCAGCCCCAAGAGCAGATTTATGCCCATGACGGCGGCGGACCGGCACTGCCGCCGGGCCAGGGCGATCCGCTTAAAGCCAGCGATGCTGCCCTGTTTGAACAACTCAACCGGGATACGTGCCTGTCGCTTGCCGAAGTGCGTCAGGAACAAATGTGGTTGTCCGGCCGGTTGCGCCGGGCGGGGCTGGCTCAGGGGACACTGATCGCGTTGACCCCGGTCACCCCCGGGGTGCTGGTGGTTGCAACGTCCACCGAGCAGCAAGCAGATGCATTACCGGCGATGGCCACGCTGTTGCAAACTTTACTTATCAACCGGCCGAAACAGGCCCCGGAAGTGGTGCTGTTACAGCGTGACCCCTTGCCCGGTCTTCGGTTCAATCACTTTGGTGTCCCGTTGGCAATGAACGCGGCGATGCAGCAATTGCTGGCGCACCAGCCTGAATCCGGACTCTCTGAGATGTTGCCGGTCAACTATGCCCAGCTGATCACGGCTTGTCTTGAGCAGGGGCGGGCGATTGGCGAGGTGGAATCCGCCTGGGCCGAAAAATTCTTGCTGTGGCAGTTTATCCCGGAGCCCTCGCTGGATACGGTGATGGTGCGCTGCCGTGATGCGACCGCAGAAATTCGCCGCAAGCGTGAAGCGGCGGTGGCCTCACGGTTGTACCGGTTGATCACCGAAAATACGACTGACTTGATCTCCCGCCATACCCCGGATGGCCGCTTTCTTGATGCCTCCCCGGCCTCCTGGATCCTGCTGGGTTACTGGCCGGAAGCGCTGCGGGGACGTCCGGCGCATTCGCTGCTTCACCCCCGGGATCGGGGGCGTTCCCTGTTTCAGGCGGCAGAAGCGCTGGCACGGGACGGCTACCTGACCCTGACCTACCGGATCCGCCATTGTGACGGGCACTATTTATGGTTCGAAACGGCTTGTCGTGGGATCCGCGAAACCTATACCGGTGATGTGGTCGAGATTGTTTGTATCTCGCGGGACATTACAGCCCGGGTGCGGGCAGAGGAAGAGAACCGCCGGCTGGCGGAAGTGGTCCGGGCCAATACCGATCTGGTGTTGTTTATCGACTCGCAATGGCAGCTGAGTATGGTGAATCCTGCGGCTCGCCGGGCGCTGGGGATCCGGGGTGATAAAGACCTGCCATCGCTGGTTGACTTGCTGACCCCGGAAGATTTTCAACGGCTGCGCCAGCAAGGCTGGTCCGGCGCAATCCAGCGCGGTGCCTGGGCAACGGAAGTCCGGCTGTTGCCGTTGGGGTCGGATAACGGTTTTGTGGTGTCTTTAGTGTTGCTGGCCCATAAAGGGGCCGGTGGTCAGTACTACTTTTCGCTGGTGGCCCGGGATATGACCGAGCGAGAGCTGCGCGAAGCGGAGCAGCGCCGACATCAGGATGAACTGGCGCACACTGCCCGGTTGATCACCATGGGTGAGCTGGCTTCCGGTATCGCCCATGAGATTAACCAGCCGCTGGCGGCGGTGATGAATTATGCCAGTGCCAGTCAGCGTTATCTGAAGGCCCTTGAAGAGCGGCCTGAAAATGTTGCCCGGGTTGCCGAAGGGTTGCGGTTGATTGCGGATCAGGCCCGCCATGCCGCGGCGGTGATCAGCCGGCTGCGGGGGTTTTTGCGTAAAGGCTCGCGTAACATCCAGCCGCTGGCGATTGATACTGTGGTGCGTGAGGCGATGGATTTATGTGCCTGGGAGGCCAGTCGTCATCAGGTGACACTGCAATATGTTCCGGATCAAGCACCGCGAGGCCTGCAGCCGGAAGGGAAGCTATGTGAGTCGGAGCTCCCGATGGTTTACGGTGATGCTGTGTTGATGGAGCAGGTGCTGGTCAATTTGCTGCGCAATGCCATTGAGGCCAATTGGGAGCAAGCGCCGCAGCAGGCATCGCGGGTGGTGATCCGGGTGGCTGTTGAAGGCGACAAACTCTGTTTGAGGGTGAGCGATCAAGGGCCGGGATTGCCGGACGAGGCGCGGGAAAAGCTGTTTACCCCGTTTTATACCAGCAAGCCCGATGGCCTGGGGCTGGGACTGTCGATGAGTCGGACCATTGCCGAAGGGTTTGGCGGCGGTCTCGATGTTGATGCGTCTGATGGGGTAGGATTGACCTTTTGTTGTTGGCTCCCGTTGCGGCTCAGGGGTGAGAACGTGCCGTCGCGTGGTTAG
- a CDS encoding response regulator transcription factor, which produces MLSEQIVYVVDDDQGMRDSTLWLFESVGLKAVPFSSGQAFLEACDPKANACVLLDIRMPGMGGLHVQEEMRRRDIHLPVIFVSGHADVPIVVRAFKAGAVDFIEKPYNEQLLLDSVQQALNSKTTVTVSYTKQAVQEQLAGLTPREQDVFLPLVQGFTNREIAEQLGISVKTVDLYRSRVMKRLAADHLPALVGMAIAAGLVDPLDLRAK; this is translated from the coding sequence ATGCTGAGTGAGCAGATTGTCTATGTCGTCGATGATGATCAGGGAATGCGGGATTCGACCCTGTGGTTGTTCGAGTCGGTCGGGTTGAAAGCTGTGCCCTTTAGCAGTGGCCAGGCATTTCTTGAGGCGTGCGATCCCAAAGCCAATGCCTGTGTGTTGCTGGATATTCGGATGCCCGGGATGGGTGGGTTGCATGTGCAGGAAGAAATGCGTCGGCGCGACATTCACCTGCCGGTGATTTTTGTCAGCGGCCATGCCGATGTGCCGATTGTGGTACGGGCATTTAAAGCCGGTGCGGTGGATTTTATCGAAAAACCCTATAATGAGCAGTTACTGCTCGATAGTGTCCAGCAGGCCCTGAATAGCAAGACAACTGTGACCGTCAGCTATACCAAGCAGGCTGTTCAGGAGCAGCTGGCCGGGCTGACACCGCGGGAGCAGGATGTCTTTTTGCCCCTGGTGCAGGGCTTTACCAATCGGGAAATTGCTGAGCAGTTAGGGATCAGCGTCAAAACCGTTGACTTGTATCGCTCCCGGGTGATGAAGCGCCTGGCAGCGGATCACCTGCCAGCGCTGGTCGGCATGGCGATTGCCGCGGGTCTGGTTGATCCCCTGGATCTGCGGGCGAAATAG
- a CDS encoding FAD-binding oxidoreductase, whose amino-acid sequence MSQLKAAMIEKFKAHFQGAICLPDDENYDELREIWNAMIDRKPAVIAQCTSAECVVQAVNFAREHDLLVSIRGGGHNIAGNAVCDGGIMIDLSPMNQVIVNPNTWRAIVEPGCTLGDFDSAAQAHGLATPLGINSTTGVAGLTLGGGFGWLSRKYGMTVDNLLAVNMVTADGHQVRASATENDDLFWGVRGGGGNFGVVTSFEYALHPVGPDVLSGLIVFPFAQAKQILTQFARFTETMPDEMNVWMVTRKAPPLPFLPEAVHGSEIIALAIFYIGDPAEGESLIAPLREFGTPLGEHIGVQPFVDWQQAFDPLLTKGARNYWKSHNFTKLTDEVLDVLIEYASQLPSDQCEIFIGTIGAQTGRVAPDAMAYSSRDANYVMNVHARWETAAEDEACIGWSRAFFAKSQPFASSGAYINFLTHDEGDRVAFAYGSTYERLVEIKQKYDPTNLFRMNQNINPG is encoded by the coding sequence ATGAGCCAGCTAAAAGCGGCGATGATTGAGAAGTTTAAGGCGCATTTCCAGGGGGCGATTTGTCTCCCCGATGATGAAAATTATGATGAGCTGCGCGAGATCTGGAATGCGATGATCGACCGAAAGCCGGCGGTAATAGCCCAGTGTACCTCGGCCGAATGTGTCGTCCAGGCGGTCAATTTTGCCCGCGAGCATGATCTGCTGGTCTCGATTCGTGGCGGTGGCCACAACATTGCCGGGAATGCCGTCTGTGACGGCGGGATCATGATCGATCTCTCACCGATGAATCAGGTGATCGTCAATCCCAATACCTGGCGGGCCATTGTTGAGCCGGGCTGCACCCTGGGAGATTTTGACAGCGCAGCGCAGGCGCACGGGCTGGCAACGCCATTGGGGATCAACTCTACCACCGGCGTTGCCGGTTTAACATTGGGGGGCGGGTTTGGCTGGCTCAGTCGAAAATACGGCATGACAGTTGATAACTTATTGGCAGTGAACATGGTCACAGCGGATGGCCACCAGGTGAGGGCCAGTGCCACCGAGAATGACGATTTGTTCTGGGGAGTTCGCGGCGGCGGCGGGAATTTCGGTGTGGTGACCAGCTTTGAGTATGCGCTGCACCCGGTTGGCCCGGACGTTTTGAGCGGGCTGATCGTCTTTCCGTTTGCCCAGGCGAAGCAGATCCTGACGCAGTTTGCCCGCTTTACCGAAACCATGCCGGATGAGATGAATGTCTGGATGGTCACCCGCAAGGCGCCACCCCTACCGTTCCTGCCGGAAGCGGTGCACGGGAGTGAAATTATTGCCTTGGCAATCTTTTATATTGGCGATCCGGCAGAAGGCGAAAGCTTAATTGCACCGCTGCGGGAATTTGGCACACCGCTTGGTGAGCATATCGGGGTGCAGCCTTTTGTTGATTGGCAACAGGCGTTTGATCCATTGCTCACCAAAGGGGCCCGCAATTACTGGAAGTCCCACAATTTTACCAAGCTGACGGATGAAGTGCTGGATGTGCTGATTGAATACGCCAGCCAGCTGCCGTCCGATCAATGTGAAATCTTTATCGGTACCATTGGGGCACAAACTGGACGGGTTGCACCGGATGCGATGGCTTACTCCAGTCGTGATGCCAACTATGTCATGAATGTCCATGCCCGGTGGGAGACGGCCGCGGAAGATGAAGCCTGTATCGGCTGGTCGCGGGCGTTTTTTGCCAAATCCCAGCCGTTTGCCAGTAGCGGAGCTTATATTAATTTCCTCACCCATGATGAGGGCGACCGGGTCGCGTTTGCTTACGGGAGTACTTATGAGCGGCTGGTGGAGATTAAACAGAAATATGATCCGACCAATCTGTTCCGGATGAATCAGAATATCAACCCAGGCTGA
- the rfaH gene encoding transcription/translation regulatory transformer protein RfaH, with the protein MKKWYLLYCKNNEIERAIVNLERIGVACYTPFVNKEVIRRGKKVVVKTPLFPSYLFVQFDYECGPSFTTVRSTRGVADFIRFGQTPKEIPPELITQIQLRNVNTEVALIAGDKVKVNQGAIQEVQAIFLEPDGDKRSMLLLHMINREVKVSVDNKNIRKVV; encoded by the coding sequence ATGAAGAAGTGGTATTTACTGTACTGCAAAAATAACGAGATTGAACGAGCGATTGTGAACTTAGAGCGAATAGGTGTTGCATGTTATACACCATTCGTCAATAAAGAGGTCATTCGGCGTGGGAAGAAAGTGGTGGTCAAAACACCGTTATTTCCGTCTTATTTATTTGTCCAATTTGATTATGAGTGTGGTCCAAGTTTTACCACGGTTCGTTCCACTCGTGGGGTTGCTGACTTTATTCGGTTTGGCCAGACTCCCAAAGAAATTCCACCTGAGTTGATCACCCAGATTCAGCTGCGAAATGTGAACACGGAAGTGGCCTTGATTGCCGGCGATAAAGTGAAAGTGAATCAAGGGGCGATACAGGAAGTTCAGGCAATTTTCCTTGAGCCGGATGGCGACAAACGTTCAATGCTGCTGCTTCATATGATTAACCGTGAAGTCAAAGTCAGCGTCGATAATAAAAATATTCGCAAAGTGGTGTAA
- the rnk gene encoding nucleoside diphosphate kinase regulator, producing the protein MTKQPSITISSLDAERLDSLLENLSDASHPGKAALEAELDRADIVAPEEIPADVVTMNSTVRFVVESSQEPFCLTLVYPNETEGKADRISILAPVGSALLGLSVGDSIEWPKPGGGMLHVRIEAVLEQPERSGAYHR; encoded by the coding sequence ATGACCAAGCAACCCAGTATTACCATTTCTTCTCTGGATGCCGAAAGGCTGGATAGCTTATTGGAAAACCTGTCGGATGCATCGCACCCCGGCAAAGCAGCTCTGGAAGCAGAATTGGATCGTGCTGATATTGTCGCCCCGGAGGAGATCCCGGCCGATGTCGTCACCATGAACTCCACGGTCCGTTTTGTGGTGGAATCTTCCCAGGAGCCCTTCTGCCTGACCCTGGTCTACCCGAATGAGACCGAGGGAAAAGCTGATCGGATCTCTATCCTTGCACCGGTTGGCAGTGCCTTACTGGGATTATCCGTCGGCGATTCCATTGAGTGGCCCAAACCCGGTGGCGGCATGTTACATGTACGGATCGAAGCAGTGCTCGAGCAACCCGAACGCAGTGGTGCATATCATCGTTAA
- a CDS encoding AHH domain-containing protein — translation MQEPHHPTNVLSRNLTSIGEHKPSPRHDPHHIIMGAGRFRQMEMMSARLNLHIFGIGINDPRNGVWLPRNRKDSGHWTTPDAPSHKQIHRYNYETWIVKNLSNDMLPEQVFLNRLRNIKNKLKNSTYPDEVMAKKNPEWEGD, via the coding sequence ATGCAAGAGCCTCATCATCCAACAAATGTGCTATCTCGTAACTTAACAAGTATTGGAGAGCACAAACCTAGCCCACGGCATGATCCTCACCATATCATCATGGGGGCAGGGCGATTCAGACAAATGGAAATGATGTCGGCTCGCCTTAACCTTCATATCTTCGGTATTGGTATTAATGACCCTCGCAACGGGGTTTGGTTGCCACGCAACAGAAAAGATTCTGGCCACTGGACAACGCCTGATGCCCCTTCTCATAAGCAGATCCATCGGTATAATTATGAAACTTGGATCGTAAAAAACTTGAGCAATGATATGCTGCCGGAGCAAGTGTTTTTGAATCGGCTTAGAAATATTAAAAATAAATTAAAAAACTCGACTTATCCTGATGAGGTAATGGCGAAGAAAAATCCGGAGTGGGAAGGTGATTAA